A genomic window from Peromyscus maniculatus bairdii isolate BWxNUB_F1_BW_parent chromosome 1, HU_Pman_BW_mat_3.1, whole genome shotgun sequence includes:
- the Rin1 gene encoding ras and Rab interactor 1 → MCTAVPWGLDSLPESQEKLKELPVMEDPGETGAHPLGATNLNLVPGHQQKEKPSPDPLYDTPDTRGAQASGSQQPARTVSLRERLLITRPVWFQLRANAAAALHVLRTEPPGTFLVRKSNTRQCQALCVRLPEASGPSFVSSHYIQESPGGVSLEGSELMFQDLVQLICAYCHTRDILLLPLRLPRAIHQAASHKELEAISHLGMEFWSSSLNTKVQQRPSEAPSLPRLKARSPQELDQGTGAALCFFNPLFPGDLGPTKREKFQRSFKVRVSTETSSPLSPPAVPPPPVPVLPGPSSSQTERQPPRQLLQRESSVGYRVPGSASGPGLPPLPSLQEVDCCSPSSSEEEDSAGSPTTSPFLGRPRQRRPLLRSMSSAFCSLLAPERQVGRAATMLMQNRYTAVGQLVQDLLTQVRAGPEPRELQCIRQALSRARAMLSAELGPEKLLSPERLELVLEKSLHRSVLKPLRPILAARLRRRLSTDGSLGRLAEGFHLARTQGPGALGSHLRLSSPVEIEQVRQRLLQLLGTYSPVAQIKWLLQACKLLYTALKTQAGEKAGADEFLPLLSLVLAQCDLPDLLLEAEYMSELLEPTLLTGEGGYYLTSLSASLALLGGLSQAHTLPLSPAQELQRSLALWEQRRLPATHSFQHLLRVAYQDPSTGCTSKTLAVPPGSSIASLSQLCATKFRVTHPDAFGLFLYKDQGYHRLPPETLAHRLPATGYLVYRRAERPEIQRAATEKAKAGSSERPEAGAWEGEGGDLNSEGESETAVDQGGEDQARGGHVRPAEHRVEGGQTAEE, encoded by the exons ATGTGCACGGCTGTGCCTTGGGGGTTGGATTCTCTTCCTGAGTCCCAGGAGAAGCTGAAGGAGCTCCCAGTCATGGAAGACCCTGGGGAGACAGGAGCACACCCTCTGGGAGCTACCAACCTCAACTTGGTTCCTGGgcaccaacagaaagaaaa GCCGTCTCCAGACCCACTGTATGACACACCTGATACCCGCGGGGCCCAGGCAAGTGGGTCCCAACAACCAGCTCGCACTGTGAGCCTGCGGGAGCGGCTGCTGATCACCCGGCCCGTGTGGTTCCAGTTGCGGGCCAACGCCGCCGCCGCCCTGCACGTGCTGAGGACAGAGCCTCCAGGG ACCTTCCTGGTACGGAAATCTAACACGCGCCAGTGCCAGGCTCTGTGTGTGCGGCTGCCAGAAGCCAGCGGCCCTTCTTTTGTCTCCAGTCACTATATCCAAGAGAGCCCTGGCG GCGTCTCTTTGGAGGGTTCAGAGCTCATGTTCCAGGACCTGGTCCAGCTCATCTGTGCATACTGCCACACCAG GGACATTCTCCTCCTCCCGCTCCGGCTCCCCAGGGCCATTCATCAGGCAGCCAGCCACAAGGAGCTGGAGGCCATCTCCCATCTGGGCATGG AGTTCTGGAGCTCCTCCCTCAACACCAAGGTTCAGCAGAGGCCTTCTGAAGCCCCATCGCTACCCAGGCTGAAGGCTCGCTCCCCTCAAGAACTGGATCAGGGCACGGGTGCAGCCCTCTGCTTCTTCAACCCCCTCTTCCCAGGGGACCTGGGCCCCACCAAACGGGAGAAATTCCAGAGGAGCTTTAAAGTGCGCGTGTCCACCGAGACCTCCAgtcctctgtctccacctgccgTGCCGCCGCCTCCGGTTCCAGTACTGCCAGGGCCGTCTTCCAGCCAAACCGAAAGACAGCCCCCTCGACAGCTGCTGCAGAGGGAGAGCTCAGTGGGGTACCGTGTGCCAGGGAGTGCTTCTGGCCCtggcctgcctcccctgccttcaCTTCAGGAGGTGGACTGCTGCTCCCCCAGTAGCTCAGAGGAGGAAGATTCTGCAGGAAGCCCCACAACCTCCCCATTCCTGGGCCGCCCAAGGCAGCGGCGACCTCTGCTTCGGTCCATGAGTTCCGCTTTCTGCTCTCTGCTGGCGCCGGAGAGGCAGGTTGGCCGGGCAGCCACAATGCTAATGCAAAACCGGTACACAGCTGTGGGTCAGCTAGTGCAGGACCTGCTGACCCAGGTTCGGGCTGGTCCCGAGCCCCGGGAGTTGCAGTGCATCCGCCAGGCCTTAAGCCGGGCCCGGGCCATGCTGAGTGCAGAGCTGGGCCCCGAGAAGCTGCTCTCGCCGGAGAGGCTGG AGttggtcctggagaagtccctgCACCGCTCGGTTCTCAAGCCTCTCCGGCCTATCCTAGCTGCCCGCCTGCGGCGCCGGCTTTCCACAGATGGTTCCCTCGGCCGCCTGGCTGAGGGCTTCCACCTGGCCCGGACCCAGGGCCCTGGAGCCCTGGGGTCCCACCTGCGCCTCTCCTCCCCAGTGGAGATAGAGCAGGTGCGCCAGAGGCTGCTTCAGCTGCTCGGCACCTATTCGCCCGTCGCCCAGATCAAGTGGCTCCTGCAGGCCTGCAAACTGCTCTACACCGCCCTGAAAACCCAGGCGG GGGAGAAAGCTGGCGCGGATGAGTTTCTGCCTCTGCTGAGCCTTGTCTTGGCCCAGTGCGACCTTCCTGACCTCCTGTTAGAAGCTGAGTACATGTCGGAGCTGCTGGAGCCTACCCTGCTCACCGGAGAGG GTGGCTACTACCTGACCAGCCTCTCAGCCAGCCTGGCCTTGCTGGGTGGCCTGAGCCAGGCCCACACGCTCCCTCTCAGCCCGGCACAGGAGCTCCAGCGCTCTCTGGCCCTCTGGGAACAGCGCCGCCTGCCGGCCACCCACAGCTTCCAG CACCTCCTCCGAGTAGCCTACCAGGACCCCAGCACAGGTTGCACCTCCAAAACCCTGGCTGTGCCCCCGGGGTCTTCGATTGCTTCTCTGAGCCAACTCTGTGCCACCAAGTTCCGAGTGACCCATCCTGATGCATTTGGCCTCTTCCTCTACAAGGACCAAGGCTACCATCGTCTGCCTCCTGAAACCCTGGCCCATCGGCTTCCCGCAACTGGCTACCTTGTCTACCGCCGGGCAGAGAGGCCTGAGATCCAGAGGGCTgcaacagagaaggcaaaggcaggcagcagtgagaggccagaggcaggagcgtgggagggggagggaggggacctGAACAGTGAGGGGGAGTCCGAGACAGCTGTTGACCAAGGAGGTGAGGATCAGGCCAGAGGAGGTCATGTGCGGCCAGCGGAGCACAGGGTAGAGGGAGGCCAAACTGCAGAGGAGTAG